In the Ursus arctos isolate Adak ecotype North America unplaced genomic scaffold, UrsArc2.0 scaffold_19, whole genome shotgun sequence genome, one interval contains:
- the SALL1 gene encoding sal-like protein 1, protein MSRRKQAKPQHFQSDPEVASLPRRDGDAEKGQPNRTTKSKDAHVCGRCCAEFFELSDLLLHKKNCTKNQLVLIVNESPASPPETFSPTPPPEHPDEQMNDPVHKTDQADCSDLSEHRGRHREESMEVEAPGANKGGGGAPGGGGGSGGGGGGGSGGPPPGCSSGPSTGTSAITTSLPQLGDLTTLGNFSVINSNVIIENLQSTKVAVAQFSQEARCSGASGGKLAVPALMEQLLALQQQQIHQLQLIEQIRHQILLLASQNADLPTSSSPSQGTLRTSANPLSTLSSHLSQQLAAAAGLAQSLASQSASISGVKQLPPIQLPQSGSGHTIIPPNSGSSPNINILAAAVTTPSSEKVASSAGAAHASNPAASASSSPAFAISSLLNPASNPLLPQPAPANSVFPSPLPNIGTTAEDLNSLSALAQQRKSKPPNVTAFEAKSTSDEAFFKHKCRFCAKVFGSDSALQIHLRSHTGERPFKCNICGNRFSTKGNLKVHFQRHKEKYPHIQMNPYPVPEHLDNIPTSTGIPYGMSIPPEKPVTSWLDTKPVLPTLTTSVGLPLPPTLPSLTPFIKTEEPAPIPISHSATSPPGSVKSDSGAPEPATRNLGGLADEAEGAAGPPSGGKSEESGVAASSAPVASGGSLSSPAADGGPGGAAAFTNPLLPLMSEQFKAKFPFGGLLDSAQASETSKLQQLVENIDKKAADPNECIICHRVLSCQSALKMHYRTHTGERPFKCKICGRAFTTKGNLKTHYSVHRAMPPLRVQHSCPICQKKFTNAVVLQQHIRMHMGGQIPNTPVPDSYPESMESDTGSFDEKNFDDLDTFSDENMEDCPEGSIPDTPKSADASQDSLSSSPLPLEMSSIAALENQMKMINAGLAEQLQASLKSVENGSVEGDVLTNDSSSVGGDMESQSAGSPAISESTSSMQALSPSNSTQELHKSPSVEEKPQRAVAGEFANGLSPTPVNGGALDLTSSHAEKIIKEDSLGILFPFRDRGKFKNTACDICGKTFACQSALDIHYRSHTKERPFICTVCNRGFSTKGNLKQHMLTHQMRDLPSQLFEPSSNLGPNQNSAGIPANSLSSLIKTEVNGFVHVTPQDSKDTSTSHVPSGPLSSSATSPVLLPALPRRTPKQHYCNTCGKTFSSSSALQIHERTHTGEKPFACTICGRAFTTKGNLKVHMGTHMWNSTPARRGRRLSVDGPMTFLGGNPVKFPEMFQKDLAARSGSGDPSSFWNQYAAALSNGLAMKANEISVIQNGGIPPIPGSLGSGSSSPISGLTGNLEKLQNSEPSAPLAGLEKMASSENGTNFRFTRFVEDSKEIVTS, encoded by the exons GAGACGCAGAGAAAGGTCAACCCAATCGCACCACGAAGAGCAAGGACGCCCACGTCTGTGGCCGGTGCTGTGCCGAGTTCTTTGAATTATCAGATCTTCTGCTGCACAAGAAGAACTGTACTAAAAATCAATTAGTTTTAATCGTCAATGAGAGCCCAGCCAGCCCACCCGAaaccttctctcccaccccccctcccgaGCATCccgatgaacaaatgaatgacccCGTTCACAAAACAGATCAGGCAGACTGCAGCGACCTTTCAGAACACCGCGGCCGCCACAGGGAAGAGTCCATGGAGGTGGAGGCCCCGGGGGCTAACAAAGGTGGCGGTGGCGCtccggggggcggcggcgggagcggtggtggcggcggcgggggcaGCGGCGGCCCCCCGCCGGGCTGCAGCAGCGGCCCCTCCACAGGTACCTCAGCGATCACAACCTCTCTACCTCAACTCGGGGACCTGACGACACTGGGCAACTTCTCCGTGATCAACAGCAACGTCATCATCGAGAACCTGCAGAGCACCAAGGTGGCCGTGGCCCAGTTCTCCCAGGAAGCGAGGTGCAGCGGGGCTTCGGGGGGCAAGCTGGCCGTCCCCGCCCTCATGGAGCAGCTCCTCGCCCTACAGCAGCAACAGATCCACCAGCTGCAGCTGATCGAACAGATCCGTCACCAAATACTGCTGTTGGCTTCTCAGAACGCAGACTTGCCAACATCTTCGAGTCCTTCTCAAGGTACTTTACGAACATCTGCCAACCCCTTGTCCACACTAAGCTCCCATTTATCTCAGCAGCTGGCGGCAGCAGCTGGGTTAGCACAGAGCCTCGCCAGCCAGTCTGCCAGCATCAGCGGCGTGAAACAGCTCCCCCCCATCCAGCTACCTCAGAGCGGTTCTGGCCACACCATCATTCCACCCAACAGCGGCTCTTCCCCCAACATTAACATTTTGGCGGCAGCGGTGACCACCCCATCCTCGGAAAAAGTGGCTTCGAGCGCTGGCGCCGCGCACGCCAGCAACCCAGCAGCCTCGGCATCATCCTCACCAGCTTTTGCAATAAGCAGTTTATTGAATCCTGCGTCTAATCCACTTCTACCTCAGCCGGCCCCCGCTAACTCGGTTTTCCCCAGCCCTTTGCCCAACATCGGAACAACTGCAGAGGATTTGAACTCCTTGTCTGCCTTGGCCCagcaaagaaaaagcaagccACCAAATGTCACCGCCTTCGAGGCGAAAAGCACGTCGGACGAGGCGTTCTTCAAACACAAATGCAGGTTCTGCGCGAAGGTCTTCGGGAGCGACAGTGCCTTGCAGATTCACCTGCGCTCCCACACCGGAGAGAGGCCCTTCAAGTGCAACATCTGCGGGAACAGGTTCTCCACCAAGGGGAACCTCAAAGTCCACTTTCAGCGCCACAAAGAGAAATACCCTCATATCCAGATGAACCCCTATCCCGTGCCTGAGCATCTGGACAATATCCCCACGAGTACCGGCATCCCGTACGGCATGTCCATCCCCCCGGAAAAGCCGGTCACCAGCTGGCTAGACACCAAACCGGTCCTGCCCACTCTGACCACGTCGGTCGGCCTGCCGTTGCCCCCGACCCTCCCGAGCCTCACGCCCTTCATCAAGACCGAAGAGCCAGCCCCGATCCCCATCAGCCATTCTGCCACCAGCCCCCCAGGCTCCGTCAAGAGTGACTCCGGGGCCCCTGAGCCAGCCACGAGAAACCTGGGTGGGCTCGCGGACGAGGCCGAAGGGGCCGCCGGGCCGCCGTCCGGTGGCAAAAGCGAAGAGAGCGGTGTGGCCGCCAGCTCGGCCCCCGTGGCCAGCGGCGGCTCTCTGAGCTCCCCGGCGGCCGACGGCGGCCCGGGCGGTGCCGCAGCGTTCACCAACCCCTTGCTGCCGCTCATGTCCGAGCAGTTCAAGGCGAAGTTTCCTTTCGGGGGCCTCTTGGACTCGGCCCAGGCGTCGGAGACCTCTAAGCTCCAGCAGTTGGTAGAGAACATTGACAAGAAGGCCGCTGACCCCAATGAGTGTATCATCTGCCACCGGGTCCTCAGCTGCCAGAGCGCTTTGAAGATGCACTACCGCACACACACTGGGGAGAGGCCCTTCAAGTGTAAGATCTGCGGCCGGGCGTTCACCACGAAAGGGAACCTGAAGACCCATTACAGTGTCCACCGTGCTATGCCCCCGCTCCGCGTCCAGCATTCCTGCCCCATCTGCCAGAAGAAGTTCACCAACGCCGTGGTCCTGCAGCAGCACATTCGAATGCATATGGGCGGTCAGATCCCCAACACCCCGGTCCCTGACAGCTACCCCGAGTCCATGGAGTCAGACACGGGCTCCTTTGACGAGAAGAACTTCGACGACCTGGACACCTTCTCCGATGAAAACATGGAGGACTGTCCCGAGGGCAGCATCCCCGACACGCCCAAGTCCGCGGATGCGTCCCAAGACAGCTTATCTTCTTCGCCTTTGCCCCTGGAGATGTCAAGCATCGCTGCTTTGGAGAATCAGATGAAGATGATCAATGCCGGCCTGGCAGAGCAGCTGCAGGCCAGCCTGAAGTCCGTGGAGAACGGGTCCGTCGAGGGGGACGTCCTGACCAACGATTCGTCCTCGGTGGGTGGTGACATGGAGAGCCAAAGTGCTGGCAGCCCGGCCATCTCAGAGTCTACCTCTTCCATGCAGGCTCTGTCCCCATCCAACAGCACCCAGGAGCTCCACAAGTCCCCCAGCGTGGAGGAGAAGCCACAGAGAGCAGTAGCCGGCGAGTTCGCCAACGGCCTGTCTCCCACCCCTGTGAATGGTGGGGCTTTGGATCTGACGTCCAGTCACGCAGAGAAGATCATCAAAGAAGATTCTTTGGGGATCCTCTTCCCTTTCAGAGACCggggtaaatttaaaaatactgcttgCGACATTTGTGGCAAAACCTTTGCTTGTCAGAGTGCCTTGGACATTCACTATAGAAGTCATACCAAAGAGAGACCATTTATTTGCACAGTTTGCAATCGCGGCTTTTCCACAAAGGGGAATCTGAAGCAGCACATGCTGACACATCAGATGCGGGACCTACCATCACAGCTCTTTGAGCCCAGTTCCAACCTCGGCCCCAATCAGAACTCGGCGGGGATCCCCGCCAACTCCTTGTCGTCTCTCATCAAAACAGAGGTCAACGGCTTCGTGCATGTCACTCCTCAGGACAGCAAGGACACCTCCACCAGTCACGtcccctctgggcctctgtcctcctcTGCCACGTCCCCAGttctgctcccagctctgcccaggAGAACCCCGAAGCAACACTACTGCAACACGTGTGGTAAAACCTTCTCCTCGTCGAGCGCCCTGCAGATCCACGAGCgaactcacactggagagaaaccctttGCTTGCACTATTTGTGGGAGAGCTTTCACAACAAAAGGCAATCTGAAG GTGCACATGggcactcatatgtggaatagcACCCCTGCGCGACGGGGTCGGCGGCTCTCTGTGGATGGCCCCATGACATTTCTAGGAGGCAATCCTGTCAAGTTCCCAGAAATGTTCCAGAAGGATTTGGCGGCAAGGTCAGGAAGCGGGGATCCTTCCAGTTTCTGGAATCAGTATGCAGCGGCACTCTCCAACGGGCTGGCGATGAAGGCCAATGAGATCTCCGTCATTCAGAATGGTGGCATCCCTCCAATTCCTGGAAGCTTGGGCAGCGGGAGCAGCTCACCTATTAGTGGGCTGACGGGAAATCTGGAGAAGCTCCAGAACTCCGAGCCCAGCGCTCCTCTGGCCGGCCTGGAGAAGATGGCCAGCAGCGAGAATGGAACCAACTTCCGGTTCACCCGCTTCGTGGAGGACAGCAAAGAGATTGTCACAAGTTAA